The Candidatus Hydrogenedentota bacterium genome contains the following window.
ATGACGACGTCATTGATCGCGCATTCCTGCGGCGGGGTTCGTCCTCGCTCAATGCCTTCTGGGATAACCACGCGGCCGTGCTCGGTGGCGATTATCTTGTGGCCCGCGCGGTCGAGATGCTCTCTACGTATGACGTCTGCGCCGTGGTGGCGAACGCGATCCGATCCGTGCGGTGCATGGCCGAGGGTGAACTCTACTTCTTCGGCCGGGAGCACGAACCGATCGTTGCCGAGGATTGCATCATGCTGGCCGAGCAGAAGACGGCGAGCCTGTTTGCCGAGGCGTGCAGCGCGCCGACCTATATCATCAACTCGGCCTACCGGAAGCCGCTGTTTCAGTTCGGGGTTTCCCTCGGCATCGCGTTTCAACTCGTGGACGACATGCTGGACATCACCCAGACGACGGATCAGTTGGGCAAACCCTCCTGCGGGGATATCGTCGAGGGCAAAAAGACGATCCCGATCATGCACCTCAAAAACGCCCTGACCGGCGGCGATCTCGCGCGGCTCGAAGCGATGCGGGGCGCGGATGTCACCGACGAGGACCGCGCGTGGGTCATTGCGATGGCCGAGGAAACCGGCGCCCGCGAGAAGACCGAGGCCATTACCAACGCCTATGCCGACGAAGCGCGCCACCACCTCGCCCAGCTTCCTCCCAGCATTTACCGGGAGAGCATGGAAGGCATTGTCGATTTCGTGATGGTGCGCGTCTCCTGAGGCCAACAGGGCGGTAGTACAGGCCCGCGCGGCATAGCCCGGGAAATTGCCCCGAATTGGCGCCGTAAACACCCCGAACGAGCGGCGGATCTTGTACGGAGCCCCCCGAACATTCAAAAACCAGGCTCTGCCGGAAACAGCGTGTCCCGCAGCGCCATCAGCTCCTCGCACGTGTCGATATCGTCGGGAATCGGGATGAGAATGATCGGGTTCAGCCCGGGATCATCCCGCTGGCCCGGATTGTTCGGGACATTCAAGAACCACAACGACGCGCCCACCACCAGCTGTTCCGAATCGTCCACCACCGAGCCCCGCAACGATCCATCGGAATACAGCGTCATGTCGTTCTGAAAAATCTCGCGCCGGGCGATATAGATCTCGCCATCAATCAGCCCGAAAAGCCGCACAAACACTGTCACCCCCGGCTTGCCGTCGTTATCGGCATCGTTGATGCGCGGATCCCTCGGATTCATCGACAGCGGACGATCCGGATCCCCG
Protein-coding sequences here:
- a CDS encoding polyprenyl synthetase family protein, with amino-acid sequence MGLCYTLPVNRTIELTDLYRPVQEELSGVRDTIRQLWVDALTLVRLDTDTAPRAGGKLLRPALCLLAAGAVGGRDLKQYVTLASSFEALHIASLAHDDVIDRAFLRRGSSSLNAFWDNHAAVLGGDYLVARAVEMLSTYDVCAVVANAIRSVRCMAEGELYFFGREHEPIVAEDCIMLAEQKTASLFAEACSAPTYIINSAYRKPLFQFGVSLGIAFQLVDDMLDITQTTDQLGKPSCGDIVEGKKTIPIMHLKNALTGGDLARLEAMRGADVTDEDRAWVIAMAEETGAREKTEAITNAYADEARHHLAQLPPSIYRESMEGIVDFVMVRVS